A genome region from Hevea brasiliensis isolate MT/VB/25A 57/8 chromosome 9, ASM3005281v1, whole genome shotgun sequence includes the following:
- the LOC110638618 gene encoding uncharacterized protein LOC110638618 has protein sequence MQKYGLQLRVQPQQAKKPPRPPLQAPLGFHDDDDEDNVEKEISRQATKNKSLKDIEEQHKKALEEDPSVFDYDGVYDEMKLKIAQPREQDREERKPKYIQALIKKAEQRQREHEIIYEKKLAKERSKDDHLYADKDKFVTSAYKKKLAEQAKWMEEERMRQLQEEKEDVTKKSDLSEFYFNLGKNVAYGAKDRESRKQEKQTDLRKPEKLDDKVSAGTSERVHPSQDSKSVMDMESSSSTVKERHPSVPPRRNSESLDLKPVPDEQVSDTLVQEKSSSEQPSANQPKQDHHKRNEDALAAAKERFLARKKAKQQL, from the exons ATGCAAAAGTACGGTTTGCAGCTGAGGGTACAACCCCAGCAGGCCAAAAAGCCGCCAAGACCTCCTCTTCAGGCGCCTCTTGGGTttcatgatgatgatgatgaggatAATGTTGAAAAGGAGATTTCACGGCAGGCTACCAAGAACAAGTCTCTTAAGGAT ATTGAGGAGCAGCATAAGAAAGCATTGGAAGAAGACCCTTCAGTTTTCGATTATGATGGAGTTTATGATGAGATGAAACTAAAAATTGCTCAACCACGAGAACAAGATCGTGAAGAAAGAAAG CCTAAATATATTCAAGCTTTGATCAAGAAAGCAGAACAACGACAGCGAGAACATGAGATCATATATGAGAAAAAACTTGCTAAAGAAAGAAGCAAAGATGATCACTTATATGCAGACAAGGACAAATTTGTCACAAGTGCTTACAAGAAAAAACTTGCAGAGCAGGCAAAATGGATGGAGGAAGAGCGCATGCGTCAACTTCAAGAGGAGAAAGAGGAT GTTACTAAAAAAAGTGATTTGAGCGAGTTCTACTTCAATCTTGGAAAAAATGTTGCATATGGTGCGAAAGACAGAGAGTCAAGGAAGCAAGAGAAACAGACTGACCTCAGGAAGCCAGAGAAATTAGATGATAAGGTGTCAGCTGGTACATCTGAAAGAGTTCATCCTTCACAAGACTCAAAGTCAGTTATGGATATGGAGTCTTCTAGCTCCACGGTGAAAGAGAGGCATCCTTCTGTTCCTCCTAGGAGAAATTCCGAGTCCTTAGATCTTAAACCAGTTCCTGATGAACAAGTTTCGGACACATTGGTACAAGAAAAATCTTCATCTGAACAACCATCGGCTAATCAACCAAAGCAAGACCATCATAAACGAAATGAGGATGCACTTGCTGCAGCTAAAGAACGTTTTTTGGCACGGAAGAAGGCAAAGCAGCAACTGTGA
- the LOC110638602 gene encoding protein DETOXIFICATION 41, which translates to MGSKEPEYQSLLPTLDSHSRIPDLSSQAIEEFLEQRTVPIRWWPRLIAWESRLLWLLSWASIIVSIFNFMLSFVTQMFCGHLGAVELAGASIANVGIQGLAYGIMLGMASAVQTVCGQAYGAKQYSAMGIICQRAIVLHLGAAVLLTFLYWFSGSVLAAMGQSEAIAEQGQIFARGLIPQIYAFAISCPMQRFLQAQNIVNPLAYMSVGVFFVHILLSWLVIYKLDYGLLGAALTLSLSWWLLVILNGLYIVLSPNCKETWTGLSISAFKGIWPYFKLTAASAIMLCLEIWYSQGMVLISGLLPNPTISLDAISVCMNYLNWDMQFMLGLAAATSVRVSNELGAGHPKVAKFSVFVVNGTSIIISIIFSAIVLSFRVGLSKLFSNDSEVIEAISDLTPLLAISVFLNGVQPILSGVAIGSGWQAVVAYVNLVTYYIIGLPIGCVLGFKTSLGVAGIWWGIIIGVVFQTITLIILTSRTNWNAEVEKTARRLNESAREALESLPNP; encoded by the exons ATGGGGTCAAAAGAGCCAGAGTACCAGTCCTTGCTTCCCACACTTGATTCACATTCAAGAATTCCAGACTTGTCATCTCAGGCAATTGAGGAGTTCTTGGAACAAAGGACAGTGCCAATTAGATGGTGGCCTCGTCTTATTGCATGGGAATCAAGGCTCTTATGGTTATTGTCTTGGGCTTCTATAATTGTTTCCATATTCAATTTCATGCTTAGCTTTGTCACCCAAATGTTCTGTGGACATTTGGGTGCTGTAGAGCTTGCTGGTGCTTCCATTGCCAATGTTGGAATTCAGGGTCTCGCTTATGGGATTATG CTGGGCATGGCTAGTGCTGTGCAAACAGTGTGCGGCCAAGCCTATGGAGCTAAGCAGTACTCAGCAATGGGCATCATATGCCAGAGAGCAATTGTGCTGCACTTGGGAGCAGCTGTGCTCCTCACATTCCTCTACTGGTTCTCAGGCTCAGTCCTCGCAGCTATGGGGCAATCAGAGGCCATCGCCGAGCAAGGACAAATTTTTGCCCGAGGTTTGATCCCTCAGATATATGCATTTGCCATAAGCTGCCCTATGCagaggtttcttcaagctcagaACATTGTGAACCCTCTTGCATACATGTCTGTTGGGGTGTTCTTTGTTCACATCCTTCTCTCGTGGCTTGTTATTTATAAATTGGACTACGGGCTTCTAGGAGCAGCCTTAACACTGAGTTTGTCTTGGTGGCTTCTTGTCATCTTGAATGGTCTTTACATTGTTCTTAGTCCAAATTGCAAGGAAACTTGGACTGGCTTATCAATAAGTGCTTTCAAAGGAATTTGGCCTTATTTCAAGCTCACAGCTGCTTCTGCTATCATGCTTTg CTTGGAGATATGGTACAGTCAAGGAATGGTACTGATATCAGGTCTCCTCCCAAACCCAACTATCTCACTAGACGCTATTTCCGTTTG CATGAATTACTTGAACTGGGACATGCAATTTATGCTGGGCCTAGCAGCAGCCACCAG TGTTCGAGTGAGCAATGAACTAGGGGCTGGCCATCCAAAGGTTGCAAAATTTTCAGTGTTTGTAGTGAATGGGACTAGCATTATTATCAGTATAATTTTTAGTGCTATTGTGCTGAGTTTTCGAGTTGGATTGAGCAAACTCTTTTCAAATGACTCTGAGGTTATAGAAGCAATTTCCGATCTTACTCCTCTGCTTGCCATCTCTGTTTTCCTCAATGGTGTTCAACCTATACTCTCAG GTGTGGCTATTGGCAGTGGATGGCAAGCTGTGGTAGCTTATGTTAACCTTGTCACTTACTATATTATTGGTCTCCCCATTGGCTGTGTGCTTGGGTTCAAAACCAGTTTAGGAGTAGCA GGAATTTGGTGGGGGATCATTATTGGAGTTGTTTTCCAGACAATAACTTTAATTATTCTGACTTCAAGAACAAATTGGAATGCTGAG GTTGAAAAAACTGCTAGACGGTTGAATGAGTCTGCAAGAGAGGCCTTGGAATCATTGCCCAATCCTTAA
- the LOC110638603 gene encoding 60S ribosomal protein L2, mitochondrial: MAANAVAAASHAGKYGVQAWQAFKTRSPTAGKGTAIGIRENTSIVKEANKAPRQLTLNVGKTGGRNSAGRITIFHRGGGAKRLHRRIDLKRSTLSMGVVERIEYDPNRSSRIALVRWVEGGPLHFRKKFRAVEEFVPPQKILEPTTTTMRGLFSLSSLSREGDQRKVVYSSPGPAAACAVVGHQTGMSPGLKSLSAAKGAESKKTSARDVFLSTFSTPRAETASLSLSGSLNFPRIAVAGARPAFFAPQMRDKDGGKSTFSLSEVRKWNSRSSIWAHRMKRKAAVSWQSFKWQDTLGFVGAVDSNESIKDRNLSC, encoded by the exons ATGGCGGCAAATGCAGTGGCTGCTGCCTCTCATGCTGGCAAATACGGCGTCCAGGCATGGCAGGCATTCAAGACAAGATCACCAACAGCTGGGAAGGGAACAGCGATTGGGATCAG GGAGAATACTTCTATAGTTAAAGAAGCAAATAAAGCCCCTAGACAATTGACTTTAAATGTCGGAAAGACTGGTGGTAGGAATTCTGCAGGGCGTATTACAATTTTTCACCGAGGAGGTGGAGCAAAGCGTTTGCATAGAAgaattgatctgaaaagaagcaCATTATCTATGGGCGTTGTGGAAAGGATAGAGTATGACCCTAATCGCTCCTCTCGGATAGCTCTTGTACGATGGGTTGAGGGTGGACCCCTTCACTTCCGGAAGAAATTCAGGGCAGTAGAAGAATTTGTTCCACCACAGAAGATTCTTGAACCCACCACAACCACTATGCGTGGCCTATTTTCACTCTCCTCCCTATCTAGGGAAGGTGATCAAAGAAAGGTAGTATACTCCTCGCCTGGACCAGCTGCTGCTTGTGCAGTGGTTGGCCATCAAACTGGAATGTCTCCTGGGTTGAAGAGTCTATCTGCTGCAAAGGGTGCAGAAAGCAAAAAAACTAGTGCGAGGGATGTCTTCTTGTCTACTTTTTCGACTCCAAGGGCGGAGACTGCATCCTTATCCCTCAGTGGTTCTCTTAATTTTCCAAGGATAGCAGTGGCTGGGGCAAGACCCGCCTTTTTTGCACCTCAAATGCGGGACAAAGATGGAGGAAAAAGCACATTCTCTCTCAGTGAGGTCCGAAAGTGGAACAGCCGGAGCAGCATCTGGGCACATAGGATGAAACGTAAAGCTGCAGTTTCTTGGCAGAGTTTTAAGTGGCAAGATACATTGGGGTTTGTTGGAGCTGTTGACAGTAATGAATCAATCAAAGACCGAAACTTATCATGTTAG